Proteins encoded within one genomic window of Esox lucius isolate fEsoLuc1 chromosome 12, fEsoLuc1.pri, whole genome shotgun sequence:
- the klhl17 gene encoding kelch-like protein 17 encodes MMEGGMQLLNRDGHSISHNSKRHYHDSFVSMNRMRQRGLLCDIVLHVSNKEIKAHKVVLASCSPYFHAMFTNEMSESRQTHVTLHDIDSQALEQLVQYAYTAEIVVGEGNVQTLLPAASLLQLNGVRDACCKFLLSQLDPSNCLGIRGFADTHSCSDLLKSAHKYVLQHFVEVSKTEEFMLLPLKQVLDLISSDNLNVPSEEEVYRAVLTWVKHDIDGRRQHVPWLMKCVRLPLLRRDFLMTNVDTELLVRHHSECKDLLIEALKYHLMPEQRGVLSNSRTRPRRCEGASPVLFAVGGGSLFAIHGDCEAYDTRTDRWHMVASMSTRRARVGVAAIGNKLYAVGGYDGTSDLATVESYDPVTNSWQPEVSMGTRRSCLGVAVLHGLLYAAGGYDGASCLNSAERYDPLTSTWTSIAAMSTRRRYVRVATLDGSLYAVGGYDSSSHLATVEKYEPQSNAWTAIANMLSRRSSAGVAVLEGMLYVAGGNDGTSCLNSVERFNPKTNAWEGVAPMNIRRSTHDLVAMDGWLYAVGGNDGSSSLNSIEKYNPRSNKWVAASCMFTRRSSVGVAVLELLNFPPPSSPTLSVSSTSL; translated from the exons ATGATGGAGGGGGGCATGCAGCTCCTGAACCGCGACGGCCACAGCATCTCGCACAACTCCAAGCGCCACTACCACGACTCGTTTGTGTCCATGAACAGGATGCGCCAGCGCGGCCTGCTCTGTGACATTGTGCTGCACGTCTCCAATAAGGAGATCAAGGCTCACAAGGTGGTGCTGGCCTCATGCAGTCCGTACTTCCACGCCATGTTTACAA ATGAGATGTCGGAGAGTCGGCAGACCCATGTGACCCTGCATGACATTGACTCACAGGCGTTGGAGcagctggttcagtatgcctatACAGCAGAGATTGTGGTGGGAGAGGGCAACGTACAG ACATTGCTGCCAGCAGCTAGCCTACTGCAGCTCAATGGGGTTAGGGATGCCTGCTGTAAGTTCCTCCTCAGCCAGCTAGACCCCTCCAACTGCCTGGGCATCCGCGGTTTTGCCGACACCCACTCCTGCAGTGACTTGCTCAAGTCGGCGCACAAATACGTCCTGCAGCACTTTGTGGAGGTGTCCAAGACTGAGGAGTTCATGTTGCTGCCGTTAAAGCAG GTACTGGACCTGATCTCCAGTGACAACCTGAATGTTCCATCGGAAGAGGAGGTGTACCGGGCTGTGCTGACCTGGGTCAAACATGACATCGATGGGCGCAGGCAGCACGTTCCCTGG CTGATGAAGTGCGTGCGTCTGCCACTGCTACGGAGGGACTTCCTCATGACCAACGTGGACACGGAACTGTTGGTGCGCCACCACTCTGAGTGCAAGGACCTGCTGATTGAAGCCCTGAAGTACCACCTGATGCCCGAGCAGAGGGGCGTGCTGAGCAACAGCCGCACAAGGCCGCGCCGTTGCGAGGGTGCCAGCCCCGTGCTCTTCGCCGTCG GTGGGGGAAGCCTCTTTGCCATCCACGGTGATTGCGAGGCGTACGACACGCGGACGGACCGCTGGCATATGGTGGCGTCCATGTCCACCCGGCGGGCACGTGTAGGCGTGGCAGCCATTGGCAACAAGTTGTATGCAGTAGGAGG GTACGACGGTACCTCGGATTTGGCCACTGTGGAGTCCTATGACCCAGTCACCAACTCCTGGCAACCTGAGGTTTCGATGGGGACCCGTCGGAGCTGTCTGGGCGTGGCGGTGTTGCACGGCCTCCTGTATGCCGCTGGCGGTTACGATGGAGCTTCCTGTCTCAACAG TGCCGAGCGGTACGACCCTCTGACCAGTACCTGGACCTCGATAGCTGCCATGAGTACCCGTAGGAGATATGTTCGTGTGGCCACTTTGG ATGGCAGTTTGTATGCAGTGGGAGGGTATGACAGCTCCTCACATCTAGCAACAGTGGAAAAATATGAACCACAG AGTAACGCGTGGACAGCCATCGCCAACATGCTGAGTCGGCGCAGCAGCGCTGGGGTGGCTGTGCTGGAGGGCATGCTCTACGTTGCCGGGGGCAACGATGGCACCAGCTGCCTGAACTCGGTGGAGCGGTTCAACCCAAAGACCAACGCCTGGGAGGGTGTGGCGCCCATGAACATCCGAAG GAGTACCCACGACCTCGTCGCCATGGACGGCTGGCTGTATGCGGTGGGCGGCAACGACGGCAGCTCCAGCCTCAACTCCATCGAGAAGTACAACCCGCGTAGTAACAAGTGGGTGGCGGCCTCCTGCATGTTCACGCGGCGCAGCAGTGTGGGCGTGGCCGTGCTGGAGCTGCTCAACTTCCCGCCGCCCTCGTCGCCCACACTGTCCGTGTCCTCCACCAGCCTTTGA